In Phycisphaerae bacterium RAS2, the DNA window GGCGACGGCGCCGCGGTCGTCGGGATCATCGGTCTGGCCCGTCAGGCTGACAACGGTCTTGATCTTTTCGTCGGCCGCGAGCAGGCGGATGTGTTCGGCCGTCGGCAGGCCGCCGCGGTAGAGGCTGTCGGCTTCGACTTCGGCAAATCGGCGTGGGTACTTCCACCGGGCCTGTGCATGTGTCAGCGCGAGGACACCGGCGGGAAGGGCCACCAGCAGCAGGGCCAGTCCGATCGCGCGTCGCATCAGAAGGGTCCCCTTGACGAAGAGTGGACTCGTCGCGAAGTGCGGCAAAGCAATGTGACGAAGGAAGGCGACATCGGGGTGGAGTTTATCGCGCGGCGACGGCCTCCGGCAGATCGACGGCGTTGATGGCGTCGAGCATTTTGCGCAGTCGCCCGTGCGAGCGGCGGTTGAATCGCATGATCAGGCGCGGTTTCTCCGGCAGCTCGTCGCCTTCTTCGGGCAGGGCCGCGCCCAACTCGATCTTTCCGCCTTCGAGGATGTCCGCGTAGTCGGCGTTCAGCCCCGCGACAAAATCGGCGGGCAGGGAATCGTTAAGGCGGATGACCAGCGTGTCGCGCACGTAACGATACGAGTGAAAGCGCCGATAGAATCGCAGGATCTCCTGCACCGCGACTTCGATGTCGTCGGTGATTTTGATGAGGTTCATGTCCTCGGCGCTGATCATGCCGGTGTGCAGCAGTTCGGCCTTGACGTAGGTGCGCCAATGCTGCCAATACGTGCCGCCCGGCGCGTCGATGAGCACGACGGGGACCATCGGGGCCTTGCCGGTTTGAATGAGCGTCAGGGCCTCGAATCCTTCGTCCTGCGTTCCAAAGCCGCCGGGAAAGAGGGCGATCGCCTTCGACTCGCGGATGAACATCAGCTTGCGCGTGAAGAAGTAGTTGAAGTTCACCAGCTTCTTGTCCAGCGCGATGAACTCGTTGGTGCGTTGCTCGAACGGCAGGCGGATCGCCACGCCGAAGCTCGCCTCGGCCCCCGCGCCGCCGTGACCGGCTTTCATGATGCCGTCGCCTGCGCCGGTGATGACCATCCACTCGCATTCGCGCATGCGTTCGGCGAACCGCAGCGCGGCGAGGTAGTCGGGGTGGTCTTCCGGGGTCCGGGCGGAGCCGAAGATTGATACCTTGGGAATGTGTTCATACGGCGCGAAGGTCTTGAAGGCGAAGCGCAGCTCGGCCAGCGCGCGATCCATCAGTTTCACGTCCGCCCGGGCCGTGCCGTCGGCGTTCAAGCGGCACACCGTTCGGATCATGTTGCGG includes these proteins:
- a CDS encoding putative lysine decarboxylase → MKNESSPISGGARATRESPEGRPAGSAIDPKKNPESTESREVVEAREAREAAIADFVARFCPGQDGEHFRNMIRTVCRLNADGTARADVKLMDRALAELRFAFKTFAPYEHIPKVSIFGSARTPEDHPDYLAALRFAERMRECEWMVITGAGDGIMKAGHGGAGAEASFGVAIRLPFEQRTNEFIALDKKLVNFNYFFTRKLMFIRESKAIALFPGGFGTQDEGFEALTLIQTGKAPMVPVVLIDAPGGTYWQHWRTYVKAELLHTGMISAEDMNLIKITDDIEVAVQEILRFYRRFHSYRYVRDTLVIRLNDSLPADFVAGLNADYADILEGGKIELGAALPEEGDELPEKPRLIMRFNRRSHGRLRKMLDAINAVDLPEAVAAR